One window of the Vicia villosa cultivar HV-30 ecotype Madison, WI unplaced genomic scaffold, Vvil1.0 ctg.001831F_1_1, whole genome shotgun sequence genome contains the following:
- the LOC131636797 gene encoding uncharacterized protein LOC131636797, with amino-acid sequence MDFDSLETHEFHLKEDMLFQGWTSLFSEFCGPVYPELVKEFWVHAVVDPKSILSFVHGRTELPEVRTKYLNSLKEDKAKYVLAKVSRKKASTSKSAVSEVASESVQEVVVNKERRKKRKFDRSSNQEKEVQEEAAAVVDKDATENDVVVEAVLVENEQEAEKEKVVKRKRKKTKKDVNVEAEKEVEKENTNKRRRLIIVESEEEEEIPEAVNHQVEENQDLTTEEAETPEVVNQVVENQEAVDKENERLASARKREIALGKEKIVEEQKNKKQKRLEAEFEAIQNMSKGIHLSEPASVSVLCSEFTPTDVAQSPEPENQPEKAPSESPQHTNVLIPPSPPVTKVLTPPLSPVTNPTSDQPLDSIILDIQSLQTVFPPQTNISISQPPPHANFKPISSPSQNNPSLSDLLDSALYEQLLRDCNYTPKPRPEPELTSAFLIHSFLCEAASSSKVSSSSLESSSDAQTLVKTVTCFAVSSLDLLSKSSSDQVTDSPFLRSLR; translated from the exons AtggactttgatagtcttgaaacACACGAGTTCCATCTAAAAGAAGATATGttgtttcaaggatggacttctttgTTCTCCGAGTTCTGTGGACCTGTATACCCAGAACTAgtaaaagaattttgggtgcatgctgtaGTAGACCCTAAATCAATCTTGTCGTTTGTTCATGGAAG AACTGAGCTGCCAGAAGTTAGGACTAAATATCTTAACTCTCTCAAGGAAGATAAAGCCAAATATGTTCTTGCTAAAGTTAGTCGGAAGAAAGCCTCCACTTCCAAGAGTGCAGTTTCAGAAGTTGCTTCAGAATCTGTTCAAGAAGTTGTTGTTaacaaagaaagaaggaaaaagcgTAAGTTTGATCGTTCTTCTAACCAGGAGAAGGAAGTccaagaagaagctgctgcagtAGTTGATAAGGATGCTACTGaaaatgatgttgttgttgaagcTGTTCTTGTTGAAAATGAAcaagaagcagaaaaagaaaaagttgtgaaAAGGAAGAGGAAAAAGACAAAGAAAGATGTAAATGTTGAAGCTGAGAAGGAAGTAGAGAAGGAGAATACCAATAAGAGAAGAAGATTGATTATAgtagaaagtgaagaagaagaagagattccagaagctgtgaatcatCAAGTAGAGGAAAATCAAGATTTGACTACTGAAGAAGCAGAAACTCCAGAAGTAGTTAATCAAGTAGTTGAGAACCAAGAAGCTGTGGATAAGGAGAATGAAAGACTTGCTTCTGCTAGAAAAAGAGAAATTGCTCTAGGGAAGGagaagattgtggaagagcagaagaaCAAGAAGCAGAAAAGACTTGAGGCTGAATTTGAAGCTATTCAGAAtatgtccaaaggtatacatctttctGAACCTGCTTCTGTTTCTGTTTTATGTTCAGAATTTACACCAACAGATGTTGCTCAAtcccctgaaccagaaaatcaaccagaaaaagccccatcagaatcacctcaACACACCAATGTTCTTATCCCTCCTTCTCCACCCGTTACAAAAGTTCTTACTCCTCCTCTTTCTCCCGTAACCAACCCTACTTCTGACCAACCCCTTGACTCCATAATTCTTGACATCCAATCCCTTCAAACTGTCTTTCCCCCACAAACAAATATCTctatttctcaacctcctcctcatgctaaCTTTAAACCCATTTCTTCCCCCTCACAAAATAATCCTTCCTTATCTGACCTTCTAGATTCTGCATTATATGAGCAATTGCttcgtgactgcaactacacacccaagcctcgtcctgaacctgagcta acttcagcattcttgATACACAGCTTCTTGTGTGAGGCAGCAagctcatcaaaggttagctcatcatcattggaatcatcatcagatgcaCAGACACTTGTTAAAACTGTTACATGTTTTGCAGTTTCCTCTTTAGACTTATTGTCtaaatcttcatcagaccaagtgacagaCAGTCCTTTCTTACGCTCCTtgaggtag